GTTCATATATTTCTCCTTTTTTAGTCATTTTTACATTATTTATAATTATATCCATCTATCTCTTCCATCCTTCATTTATGGATATTATAACATAGGGGCATCTCGATAGTCTGAAATCTTTTTTTATTTTTTCTGATAGTTATTTATAAAAAGCTGTTTATCTTTAAGAAAATAAGCAGCTCTTACCCCTGAAAAAAATTAGCTAATTATATCGTTATGGATCATTTTTATTTCATATTATTCTCTGAACGGTTTCTTTCCCCCTTGATAGACCAAATCACAATAGGAATAAGTATCAAAGATAAAACACCGCCCACAAGCGACAACATCTCGTAACTTGACCCAGCAACTACCATTCCTGACATAGCACCGCCACTCGCACCAGCTAATGCAATAAACACATCCACTGTTCCTTGCGTCTTCGCACGCGTTTCAGGCTCAGTGGAATCAACAATTAAAGCTGTGCCGCTTATTAAGCCAAAATTCCATCCTAACCCGAGCAAAATCAGTGCCACTGTCATGAAAAATAAAGAGCTTCCAGGAGCAATGGCTGCTACAACTCCTGCAAGAAGCAATGTGGCTCCAGAAGCAACTGCCATCGCAGTACGGCCGACCTTATCTACAAGTACTCCTGTAATGAGTGATGGCAAGTACATTGCACCGACATGAAAACCGATGACGAGTCCTATCGCTCGTAGACTATGTCCATGATCTCCCATATGAATAGGAGTCATTGTCATAATGGCAATCATCACAATTTGACTCAGTACCATGATGATTGCCCCAACGATCATTCCTTTTTTATGAATCAGATTCTGTTGAGTACGAGTACCTTGTTCCTTATGAAGTTTATTTGCATTTATTTCTAACGCAATCATGAATGGATCTGGACGTAAAAAGATAAACAAGAAAACACCTGCCAATATAAAGGCGGTTGCAGATAAAATAAACGGCCCAGCTAATTCAGGCACACCAATAGACCGTGCAAAATCCCCCATCACATCAACTAAGTTTGGGCCAGCAACGGCACCAAAAGTTGTAGCAACCATCGCCATACTTACAGCAGTACCTCGTTGTTTATTCGTTGCCAAATCTGTACCAGCATAACGTGCCTGTAAGTTGGTTGCAGTACCTGCACCATATATGAGTAAAGCAGCAAATAATAAAACCACACTATTTAAAACAGCGGCAAGCACTACACCTATTGCTCCAAGTCCGCCCGTTATAAAACCTGTCGCCAAACCCATCCGTCTTCCAAAGCGATTGGAAAGTCTTCCTACCACCAATGCAGCTCCCGCTGATCCTAAAGTGAATAAAGCAGCAGGAACTCCTGCAAAAGCATCTGTACCAAGCATTTGTTCAGCAAGCAGTGCTCCTACCGTTATCCCGGCAGCTAATCCTGCCCCGCCAAACATTTGTGAAATAACGACAATAATCAAGGTACGTTTATACAATTGCTTTTGTCTTTCTGGATTATCTATATACCCTTGTGCCGAATCGTTCTTTTCATCCGCCAAAATAAACACCTTCTTCTCCCAATCTGTCTCTTCATAAGTACACCTTTTTAGCCAATGCTCTATAGGCTCATCATTTCTATCTGATTAGCTGAATCTCATCACCAAGTTACTCCTATATAAGTAACGCGAAGAATGAATAAATTCAGAATTGGAAGCCACCGCTAGTTCATGAATCATATAGTACACTTCTTTCTGGAACTTTATCATTTTAGCATTATTCGATAGCAAAAAGATTTCCCCAATTCTTGTAAATGCTTCATAGAACAAACCTTTTAACTTTTTTTCATTATTTAAATGAAAAGATGATGTCTATAATGAGCGTTTAGACATCATCTTTTTATGATACTATTGAGTTTAACTTATTTTAATCAATACGATATTTTCTGTACATTGTGACACATTTTAACTAGTTAAGTTCAATACCTTTTCACCACGAGGCACCAACATTTCTTAAAGTGAAATAATGGAATGAATCTCTTTAGAAACGATGGAATCAAAATAAGAGATGTCTCTGGAGCTTTGAGTAATCAACTGTACTCCTTGAACCACTACAAATAGATGATTTGCCATCGTACTTGCCTGTTCTTCCGGAATATGAAATTCCTCTAATTTATTTTGAAGCCACCATACATTTTTATTAAAAAATGTATTAATCTCTTGCTGCAATTCATCATCCAAAGAAAAAGATTCCATGGACAGCATCGAACATAAACATACTTGGTTATTTTCCTGTAAACTACTTTTAAATTGTTCTGTATACGCAGTAAGAACCTCTTCAAGCGAACGAAGATGACGGCATCGGTTATCTAAAGCAGTAAAAAAGTGATTAATATAGTGCTCTAACACACTTTTTACCAGATCTGTTTTCGTCGGGAAATAATAATGGATGCTAGCTTTTCTGATGCCTACTATATTCGCGATATCAGCAAAACTAAATCCATTTATGCCCCTTTCTTGAATCAGTTCTTCTCCTGTTTCAATAATTTTTGTTTCCGTATTTGCTTTTTTTGCCATTCAATCACCTTTGCCTTTAATATTAACGCAGCCTTGCTGTCGCTCCGCCATCTACAGGCATAACCGTTCCTGTTATCCAGGAAGCTGATTCACTTGCTAAAAATAAAATGGCCTTCGCAACATCTTCTGGTTGCCCATTTCGTTTTAAAGGGTGGAATTCATTAAATGAATCTAATACTTCCGGAACTTCCTCATCGGAAAGGAAATTATTATAAATTGGCGTTTCCACTACAGCAGGAGCTACCGCATTTACTCGAATATTATCTGCAGCTAATTCCACCGCCATATTTTTTGTAAGCGCGTGTCTCCCAGCCATGGCTGCAGAATAAGCAGCGGAAGGGGTTGCTTCTACTGATTGAAGCGCCCACATCGAACCAGTGTTAATAATGACACCTTGTCCACGTTTCTTCATTTCCGGAATAACTGCTTGGGAAGTGAAGATGGTTCCTTTCACAATGACATCAAGATAAGATTGCACATCTTCCGGTGTATATTCGGTAAATGGAGTTGGAACAAACTTTCCAGTGTTGTTAACCAGTATATCAACTCCACCGAATAATTCAACAGCTTTGTTAACTAACTCTTTCGACGTTTCAGGGTTACTTATATCTCCTGCTACAAAACTTACTTTTTGTTCAGTTGGATCAATCTCTGTGGCTGTTGTTTTCAATACCTCTTCTCTGCGGCCATTAATGATTACATTGGCACCTTCGTTATAGAATAATGCTGCTGCTTTTCGGCCAATGCCGGTACCTCCGCCGGTGATAATGACCGTTTTATTTTGAAATTGCATATTTATTTCCTCACTTTCATTTTGTTTATTAAACAACTTTATTCTACCTACCAATAGGTAGAATGTCAAACCAAATATGTATTATGA
The nucleotide sequence above comes from Oceanobacillus timonensis. Encoded proteins:
- a CDS encoding MFS transporter, with product MADEKNDSAQGYIDNPERQKQLYKRTLIIVVISQMFGGAGLAAGITVGALLAEQMLGTDAFAGVPAALFTLGSAGAALVVGRLSNRFGRRMGLATGFITGGLGAIGVVLAAVLNSVVLLFAALLIYGAGTATNLQARYAGTDLATNKQRGTAVSMAMVATTFGAVAGPNLVDVMGDFARSIGVPELAGPFILSATAFILAGVFLFIFLRPDPFMIALEINANKLHKEQGTRTQQNLIHKKGMIVGAIIMVLSQIVMIAIMTMTPIHMGDHGHSLRAIGLVIGFHVGAMYLPSLITGVLVDKVGRTAMAVASGATLLLAGVVAAIAPGSSLFFMTVALILLGLGWNFGLISGTALIVDSTEPETRAKTQGTVDVFIALAGASGGAMSGMVVAGSSYEMLSLVGGVLSLILIPIVIWSIKGERNRSENNMK
- a CDS encoding TetR/AcrR family transcriptional regulator, whose protein sequence is MAKKANTETKIIETGEELIQERGINGFSFADIANIVGIRKASIHYYFPTKTDLVKSVLEHYINHFFTALDNRCRHLRSLEEVLTAYTEQFKSSLQENNQVCLCSMLSMESFSLDDELQQEINTFFNKNVWWLQNKLEEFHIPEEQASTMANHLFVVVQGVQLITQSSRDISYFDSIVSKEIHSIISL
- a CDS encoding SDR family NAD(P)-dependent oxidoreductase; amino-acid sequence: MQFQNKTVIITGGGTGIGRKAAALFYNEGANVIINGRREEVLKTTATEIDPTEQKVSFVAGDISNPETSKELVNKAVELFGGVDILVNNTGKFVPTPFTEYTPEDVQSYLDVIVKGTIFTSQAVIPEMKKRGQGVIINTGSMWALQSVEATPSAAYSAAMAGRHALTKNMAVELAADNIRVNAVAPAVVETPIYNNFLSDEEVPEVLDSFNEFHPLKRNGQPEDVAKAILFLASESASWITGTVMPVDGGATARLR